One genomic window of Hippopotamus amphibius kiboko isolate mHipAmp2 chromosome 10, mHipAmp2.hap2, whole genome shotgun sequence includes the following:
- the CLN8 gene encoding protein CLN8 isoform X2, which produces MLSSFLLYSRVDQVEDGARARGFGPGAASGARPVCSMSASSAAGPAGSIFDLDYASGQVRWALVASGCAFYLGVFVVSHQLSSSLNATYRSLRAREQVFWNLAATRAVFGFQGTAAGLWALLLDPVLQADKVYGQQSWCWFHITTATGFFLFENLALHASNALFRTFDAFLAIHHLFAVLGYLSSLVNLQAGHYLPMATLLLEMSTPFTCVSWMLLKAGCADSLLWRLNQWLMVHLFHCRMVLAYHLWWVFLGHWDALARSLWPTHFALFVVGLSLLTLVLNPYWTYKKTQQLLNPVDWNFAPGRPNGPAPPKKAR; this is translated from the exons atgttgtcttcgtttctgctgtacagcagagtggaTCAG GTTGAGGACGGCGCGCGGGCCCGGGGCTTTGGCCCTGGTGCAGCGAGTGGAGCCCGGCCCGTCTGCAGCATGAGCGCCTCGAGCGCTGCCGGGCCGGCGGGCAGCATCTTTGACCTGGACTATGCCTCCGGGCAGGTCCGCTGGGCGCTGGTGGCCTCCGGCTGCGCCTTCTACCTGGGCGTCTTCGTGGTCAGCCACCAGCTGTCGTCCTCCCTGAACGCCACCTACCGCTCCCTGCGGGCCCGCGAGCAGGTCTTCTGGAACCTGGCGGCCACGCGCGCGGTCTTCGGCTTCCAGGGCACCGCGGCGGGGCTCTGGGCGCTGCTGCTGGACCCCGTGCTCCAGGCTGACAAGGTGTACGGCCAGCAGAGCTGGTGCTGGTTCCACATCACCACGGCGACCGGGTTCTTCCTCTTCGAGAACCTCGCACTCCACGCGTCCAACGCGCTCTTCCGCACGTTCGACGCCTTCCTGGCCATCCACCACCTCTTCGCCGTCCTCGGGTACCTCAGCTCATTGGTCAACCTCCAGGCCGGTCACTACCTGCCGATGGCCACGCTGCTCCTGGAGATGAGCACGCCCTTCACCTGCGTCTCCTGGATGCTCCTGAAG GCCGGCTGCGCGGACTCGCTGCTCTGGCGGCTGAACCAATGGCTGATGGTGCACCTCTTCCACTGCCGCATGGTGCTCGCCTACCACCTGTGGTGGGTGTTCCTGGGCCACTGGGACGCGCTGGCCCGCAGCCTCTGGCCCACGCACTTCGCGCTCTTCGTGGTCGGGCTGAGCCTCCTGACCCTGGTCCTCAACCCCTACTGGACCTACAAGAAGACGCAGCAGCTGCTCAACCCCGTGGACTGGAACTTCGCGCCCGGCCGCCCCAACGGGCCCGCGCCGCCCAAGAAGGCGAGGTAG
- the CLN8 gene encoding protein CLN8 isoform X1, with protein sequence MSSCSVSVSPVTHEHEVEDGARARGFGPGAASGARPVCSMSASSAAGPAGSIFDLDYASGQVRWALVASGCAFYLGVFVVSHQLSSSLNATYRSLRAREQVFWNLAATRAVFGFQGTAAGLWALLLDPVLQADKVYGQQSWCWFHITTATGFFLFENLALHASNALFRTFDAFLAIHHLFAVLGYLSSLVNLQAGHYLPMATLLLEMSTPFTCVSWMLLKAGCADSLLWRLNQWLMVHLFHCRMVLAYHLWWVFLGHWDALARSLWPTHFALFVVGLSLLTLVLNPYWTYKKTQQLLNPVDWNFAPGRPNGPAPPKKAR encoded by the exons ATGTCTTCCTGCTCTGTTTCTGTGTCACCAGTTACGCATGAGCACGAG GTTGAGGACGGCGCGCGGGCCCGGGGCTTTGGCCCTGGTGCAGCGAGTGGAGCCCGGCCCGTCTGCAGCATGAGCGCCTCGAGCGCTGCCGGGCCGGCGGGCAGCATCTTTGACCTGGACTATGCCTCCGGGCAGGTCCGCTGGGCGCTGGTGGCCTCCGGCTGCGCCTTCTACCTGGGCGTCTTCGTGGTCAGCCACCAGCTGTCGTCCTCCCTGAACGCCACCTACCGCTCCCTGCGGGCCCGCGAGCAGGTCTTCTGGAACCTGGCGGCCACGCGCGCGGTCTTCGGCTTCCAGGGCACCGCGGCGGGGCTCTGGGCGCTGCTGCTGGACCCCGTGCTCCAGGCTGACAAGGTGTACGGCCAGCAGAGCTGGTGCTGGTTCCACATCACCACGGCGACCGGGTTCTTCCTCTTCGAGAACCTCGCACTCCACGCGTCCAACGCGCTCTTCCGCACGTTCGACGCCTTCCTGGCCATCCACCACCTCTTCGCCGTCCTCGGGTACCTCAGCTCATTGGTCAACCTCCAGGCCGGTCACTACCTGCCGATGGCCACGCTGCTCCTGGAGATGAGCACGCCCTTCACCTGCGTCTCCTGGATGCTCCTGAAG GCCGGCTGCGCGGACTCGCTGCTCTGGCGGCTGAACCAATGGCTGATGGTGCACCTCTTCCACTGCCGCATGGTGCTCGCCTACCACCTGTGGTGGGTGTTCCTGGGCCACTGGGACGCGCTGGCCCGCAGCCTCTGGCCCACGCACTTCGCGCTCTTCGTGGTCGGGCTGAGCCTCCTGACCCTGGTCCTCAACCCCTACTGGACCTACAAGAAGACGCAGCAGCTGCTCAACCCCGTGGACTGGAACTTCGCGCCCGGCCGCCCCAACGGGCCCGCGCCGCCCAAGAAGGCGAGGTAG
- the CLN8 gene encoding protein CLN8 isoform X3, translating into MSASSAAGPAGSIFDLDYASGQVRWALVASGCAFYLGVFVVSHQLSSSLNATYRSLRAREQVFWNLAATRAVFGFQGTAAGLWALLLDPVLQADKVYGQQSWCWFHITTATGFFLFENLALHASNALFRTFDAFLAIHHLFAVLGYLSSLVNLQAGHYLPMATLLLEMSTPFTCVSWMLLKAGCADSLLWRLNQWLMVHLFHCRMVLAYHLWWVFLGHWDALARSLWPTHFALFVVGLSLLTLVLNPYWTYKKTQQLLNPVDWNFAPGRPNGPAPPKKAR; encoded by the exons ATGAGCGCCTCGAGCGCTGCCGGGCCGGCGGGCAGCATCTTTGACCTGGACTATGCCTCCGGGCAGGTCCGCTGGGCGCTGGTGGCCTCCGGCTGCGCCTTCTACCTGGGCGTCTTCGTGGTCAGCCACCAGCTGTCGTCCTCCCTGAACGCCACCTACCGCTCCCTGCGGGCCCGCGAGCAGGTCTTCTGGAACCTGGCGGCCACGCGCGCGGTCTTCGGCTTCCAGGGCACCGCGGCGGGGCTCTGGGCGCTGCTGCTGGACCCCGTGCTCCAGGCTGACAAGGTGTACGGCCAGCAGAGCTGGTGCTGGTTCCACATCACCACGGCGACCGGGTTCTTCCTCTTCGAGAACCTCGCACTCCACGCGTCCAACGCGCTCTTCCGCACGTTCGACGCCTTCCTGGCCATCCACCACCTCTTCGCCGTCCTCGGGTACCTCAGCTCATTGGTCAACCTCCAGGCCGGTCACTACCTGCCGATGGCCACGCTGCTCCTGGAGATGAGCACGCCCTTCACCTGCGTCTCCTGGATGCTCCTGAAG GCCGGCTGCGCGGACTCGCTGCTCTGGCGGCTGAACCAATGGCTGATGGTGCACCTCTTCCACTGCCGCATGGTGCTCGCCTACCACCTGTGGTGGGTGTTCCTGGGCCACTGGGACGCGCTGGCCCGCAGCCTCTGGCCCACGCACTTCGCGCTCTTCGTGGTCGGGCTGAGCCTCCTGACCCTGGTCCTCAACCCCTACTGGACCTACAAGAAGACGCAGCAGCTGCTCAACCCCGTGGACTGGAACTTCGCGCCCGGCCGCCCCAACGGGCCCGCGCCGCCCAAGAAGGCGAGGTAG